CTTTAATTTCAAAGGTGATTCTTCAGGAGAAAGTACACTCTCTCGCACAATCTCGGCAAAGCCAGACGGTTTTTTTCCCACTTAGGTACGTTCCAGGTTGATACTTCGGGTCTTTTCGTCTACTAAATTAATATTTATTTTCAGGTGAGCTTCAGGAATGAGGTTGGGGATTTTTTCCGGCCACTCTATGAAGCAATAACTCTCAGAATAGAAATAGTCCTCAATACCGATATCCAGTGCTTCATTTTCTTCTTTGAGTCGGTAAAAATCAAAATGGTAGATGGACTCCCCCAGGTCATCCAAATATTCGTTAACAATGGAAAAAGTCGGCGAACTCATTGCGTCCAACACGCCAAGTTCCAGGCAAATTTCCTTGATCAGCGTGGTTTTTCCCGCTCCCATTTCTCCATAAAAGCACCATATTCTTTTATCTCCAGCTTGCTTGA
This DNA window, taken from Cytophagales bacterium, encodes the following:
- the tsaE gene encoding tRNA (adenosine(37)-N6)-threonylcarbamoyltransferase complex ATPase subunit type 1 TsaE is translated as MILDRYTEADLSDVAKTLIKQAGDKRIWCFYGEMGAGKTTLIKEICLELGVLDAMSSPTFSIVNEYLDDLGESIYHFDFYRLKEENEALDIGIEDYFYSESYCFIEWPEKIPNLIPEAHLKININLVDEKTRSINLERT